A section of the Solitalea canadensis DSM 3403 genome encodes:
- a CDS encoding porin, whose product MKKLLTISTLFVAGNAFAQTNEPSKFSVSGYAEIYYNYDFNKPENHTIPGFLYNHNRSNEVNINLAFIKGAYNGENIRGNLALMAGTYAQANLSTEQPVMQHIYEANAGVKLSKTANLWIDAGIFSSHLGFESAISRDCWTLTRSILAENSPYYEAGAKISYTSPNEKWLLSALYLNGWQRIKRVDGNNTPAFGAQITFKPSSKVTLNYSNFIGNDKPDSVKQMRYFNNFYGIFQVTDKLGLITGFDYGLEQKTKGSSDYNTWFSPVLIAKYAVSDKFTIAARGEYYQDENGVVISTGTPNGFKTFGYSLGVDYAPLKNILFRIEGKNFSSKDDVFSRNNEPVSNNGFVTASMALGF is encoded by the coding sequence ATGAAAAAACTTTTAACTATATCAACCCTTTTTGTTGCCGGCAATGCCTTTGCACAAACTAATGAACCTTCTAAGTTTTCTGTAAGTGGCTATGCGGAGATTTATTATAACTACGATTTTAACAAGCCTGAAAATCACACCATTCCGGGATTTTTATATAATCATAACCGTTCAAACGAGGTGAATATTAACCTTGCTTTTATTAAGGGCGCTTATAATGGTGAAAATATACGCGGCAACCTGGCGTTAATGGCCGGAACTTATGCACAAGCAAATCTTTCAACAGAACAACCAGTTATGCAGCATATTTATGAGGCAAACGCTGGGGTAAAACTGTCAAAAACTGCTAATTTATGGATTGATGCAGGAATCTTCTCGTCACATCTTGGGTTTGAAAGCGCAATAAGTCGAGATTGCTGGACGCTAACCAGAAGTATACTCGCAGAAAACTCGCCTTATTATGAAGCAGGTGCTAAAATATCTTACACTTCGCCAAACGAAAAATGGTTACTTTCTGCATTGTATCTTAACGGATGGCAACGCATTAAACGGGTAGACGGGAATAATACACCAGCATTTGGTGCTCAAATTACCTTTAAGCCTTCTTCAAAAGTAACCCTGAACTACAGTAACTTTATTGGAAATGACAAACCCGATTCTGTAAAACAAATGCGTTACTTCAACAATTTCTACGGAATTTTTCAAGTAACCGACAAACTAGGCCTGATTACTGGTTTTGATTATGGATTAGAACAAAAAACAAAGGGCTCTTCCGATTACAATACCTGGTTTAGTCCGGTTTTAATAGCAAAATACGCAGTTTCGGATAAGTTTACCATTGCAGCCCGAGGTGAATATTATCAAGATGAAAACGGCGTCGTTATTTCAACCGGAACACCAAATGGCTTTAAAACCTTTGGCTATTCCTTGGGTGTTGACTATGCCCCGCTCAAAAACATTTTGTTTCGCATAGAAGGCAAAAACTTCAGTAGCAAAGACGATGTTTTTAGCAGAAACAACGAACCTGTTAGCAATAACGGTTTTGTAACTGCGTCAATGGCGTTGGGATTTTAA
- a CDS encoding osmosensitive K+ channel His kinase sensor, which produces MNYNFLDLIQRSKRGKFKIYIGMSAGVGKTYRMLQEAHSLLKNGIDVKIGYIETHNRKETHALLDGLPTIPRRSLFYKGKELNEMDLNAILTIHPEVVIVDELAHTNIEGSKNEKRWQDVVDILNAGINVISAVNIQHIESINEEAQKISGAEIKERVPDSVLLMADEVVNIDLTADELISRLKEGKIYDANKVPTALSNFFQSDKILQLRELALKEVARQVVRKIDTEIPKTIRQRQEVFLACISTRDTSAKMIIRKTARLAAYYNSKWILLYVQTPNESMEKIKLDLQRHLINNFKLATELGAEVIKLKHDDVAEAMLETIEKYNITTLCLGKPEFSWWKLFMGKALFENLLQKIENKDVDIVILS; this is translated from the coding sequence ATGAATTACAACTTTCTAGATCTCATTCAGCGCTCGAAACGAGGTAAATTTAAAATTTACATTGGGATGAGTGCGGGTGTGGGAAAAACATATCGCATGTTACAAGAGGCACATTCGCTGCTCAAAAACGGCATTGATGTAAAGATTGGGTATATTGAAACTCATAACCGTAAGGAAACCCATGCTTTATTGGATGGCTTGCCTACAATCCCGCGTCGTTCGTTATTTTATAAAGGAAAAGAGCTGAATGAAATGGACTTAAACGCTATATTAACTATTCATCCGGAGGTGGTTATTGTTGATGAACTTGCCCATACCAATATAGAAGGCAGCAAGAACGAAAAACGATGGCAAGATGTGGTGGATATATTAAATGCAGGAATCAATGTAATTAGCGCCGTAAACATTCAGCACATTGAAAGTATAAACGAAGAAGCCCAAAAAATCAGTGGAGCCGAAATTAAAGAACGTGTTCCGGATAGCGTTTTGCTTATGGCTGACGAAGTGGTGAATATCGACCTGACAGCTGATGAGCTTATAAGCCGATTAAAAGAAGGAAAGATTTATGATGCCAACAAAGTTCCAACGGCGCTAAGCAATTTCTTCCAAAGCGATAAAATACTCCAGCTCCGGGAACTTGCATTAAAAGAAGTAGCAAGGCAAGTGGTGCGGAAAATTGATACAGAAATCCCTAAAACTATTCGACAACGACAAGAAGTGTTTTTGGCTTGCATCAGTACCCGGGATACTTCTGCAAAAATGATCATCCGTAAAACAGCTAGGTTAGCAGCTTACTATAACTCCAAATGGATTTTGTTATATGTACAAACTCCGAACGAAAGCATGGAGAAAATAAAGCTTGATTTGCAACGCCATTTAATTAATAACTTTAAGTTAGCAACCGAATTGGGAGCCGAGGTCATTAAATTAAAGCATGATGACGTCGCAGAAGCAATGTTAGAAACAATTGAAAAATACAACATCACTACCCTGTGTTTGGGTAAACCCGAATTCAGTTGGTGGAAGCTTTTCATGGGAAAGGCACTTTTTGAGAATCTTCTCCAAAAAATCGAGAATAAAGATGTTGATATCGTGATACTAAGTTAA